Proteins from a single region of Buchnera aphidicola (Cinara curvipes):
- a CDS encoding prephenate dehydratase domain-containing protein, with the protein MNKKTKLYLLRNKINFIDNKIIKLLKCRESVSVDILKNKIYNKFNIYDKNREIELFKNLNKLSKKNEINPTFIKKMFKMIVENSILIQRKWKNKILNSKKEFRCAYLGPIGSYSSAVFNIIAKKNKNILLEDEHIDFQSMIESFNKKRCQLALFPIENRISGIIPEVYDILRKQEKVNIVKEINISVHHHLFTLKNCFFYNIKRVYSHIQPFIQCSLFLKRFPEWKKYYFNSTSAAMNQISIENKKTSAVLGNSIGGSYYNLQKIATNISNIKNNITRFILISKKSKKISNITPSKITMLITLNDSKINKNKILQILKEKNILIIKIILASKKEKTYLLEIEANLNLDIKKDILYHIQKYTKYIKILGCYPISNKIIKIY; encoded by the coding sequence ATGAACAAAAAAACAAAATTATATTTATTAAGAAATAAAATAAATTTTATTGATAATAAAATAATAAAACTATTAAAATGTAGAGAATCTGTATCAGTAGATATTTTAAAAAATAAAATATATAATAAATTTAATATTTATGATAAAAATAGAGAAATAGAATTATTTAAAAACTTAAATAAATTAAGCAAAAAAAATGAAATTAATCCTACATTCATAAAAAAAATGTTTAAAATGATTGTAGAAAATTCTATTTTAATTCAAAGAAAATGGAAAAATAAAATATTAAATTCCAAAAAAGAATTTCGTTGTGCATATTTAGGACCTATAGGTTCATATTCATCTGCTGTTTTTAATATTATAGCTAAAAAAAATAAAAATATTTTACTAGAAGATGAACACATTGATTTTCAATCTATGATAGAATCTTTTAACAAAAAAAGATGTCAATTAGCATTATTTCCTATTGAAAACAGAATATCAGGAATTATTCCTGAAGTATATGATATATTAAGAAAACAAGAAAAAGTAAATATAGTTAAAGAAATAAATATATCTGTTCATCATCATTTATTTACTTTAAAAAATTGTTTTTTCTATAACATAAAACGTGTATATAGTCATATACAACCTTTTATACAATGTAGTCTTTTTTTAAAAAGATTTCCAGAGTGGAAAAAATACTATTTTAATAGTACATCTGCAGCTATGAATCAAATTTCTATAGAAAATAAAAAAACATCTGCCGTATTAGGAAATTCAATAGGAGGCTCTTATTATAATTTACAAAAAATAGCAACAAATATATCTAATATAAAAAATAATATAACTCGATTTATACTAATTTCAAAAAAATCAAAAAAAATATCTAATATAACTCCATCTAAAATAACTATGTTAATAACATTAAATGATAGTAAAATCAATAAGAACAAAATATTACAAATATTAAAAGAAAAAAATATATTAATTATAAAAATAATTTTAGCAAGTAAAAAAGAAAAAACATATCTTCTAGAAATAGAAGCTAATCTAAACTTAGATATTAAAAAAGATATATTATATCATATACAGAAATATACTAAATATATAAAAATATTAGGTTGTTATCCTATCTCAAACAAAATAATAAAAATATATTAA
- the ffh gene encoding signal recognition particle protein — translation MFNNLTKKITDIFDKISYKSQLKEKKIKKTLKKIKIALIDADVSLEVIKIFLKNIKKKISEIYINKNFSPSQNLIQIVLKELIKIMGNNCYLFNFLLNGLTTCTIIGQPGSGKTTSVAKLAYLLSKQYKKKVLVVSIDIYRPAAILQLKRLIKQTKANFFLSNLDQKISEIIKSAIKEAKKEQYDVLLIDTAGRMHTDQKKINELKKIQNYIQPHETLFVVDSMTGQDSIYSINKFNKNFKLSGIILTKLDSDTRGGIALSIRTLTKKPIKYIGIGEKIYDLQIFHPERIAKRILGMGDILSLIDEIQNKIKHKELKLLKKTTKKGDTFNLNDFLIQIKQINKIGGISSLINKLPINIFSSNSILEKIDEKSLIKIKAMINSMTQKERKFPSIIKSSRKKRISKGSGNTIQEINMYLKKFDNIKRIMKKIKNSKKNKIFEKIKNYLIK, via the coding sequence ATGTTTAATAACTTAACAAAAAAAATAACAGATATTTTTGATAAAATTTCATATAAAAGCCAATTAAAAGAAAAAAAAATAAAAAAAACACTTAAAAAAATAAAAATAGCATTAATAGATGCTGATGTATCATTAGAAGTTATAAAAATATTTTTAAAAAATATAAAAAAAAAAATATCAGAAATTTATATAAATAAAAATTTTAGTCCTAGTCAAAATTTAATACAAATTGTATTAAAAGAATTAATCAAAATAATGGGGAATAATTGTTATCTATTTAATTTTTTATTAAATGGATTAACTACTTGTACTATTATAGGTCAGCCAGGTTCTGGTAAAACCACAAGTGTAGCCAAACTAGCTTATTTACTATCTAAACAATACAAAAAAAAAGTACTTGTAGTATCTATTGATATATATAGACCAGCTGCAATTTTACAATTAAAAAGACTAATAAAACAAACAAAAGCTAATTTTTTTCTATCTAACCTTGACCAAAAAATAAGTGAAATTATAAAATCAGCAATAAAAGAAGCAAAAAAAGAACAGTATGATGTACTATTAATCGATACAGCGGGAAGAATGCATACTGATCAAAAAAAAATAAATGAACTAAAAAAAATACAAAATTATATTCAACCTCATGAAACATTATTTGTTGTTGATTCAATGACCGGTCAAGATTCTATTTATTCAATTAATAAATTTAATAAAAATTTTAAATTATCTGGAATTATTTTAACAAAATTAGATAGTGATACAAGAGGAGGAATTGCATTATCTATTCGAACATTAACAAAAAAACCAATAAAATATATTGGTATAGGAGAAAAAATTTATGATCTACAAATTTTTCATCCTGAAAGAATTGCCAAAAGAATTTTAGGAATGGGTGATATATTATCTTTAATAGATGAAATTCAAAATAAAATAAAACATAAAGAATTAAAATTACTTAAAAAAACTACTAAAAAAGGAGATACATTTAATTTAAATGATTTCTTAATACAAATTAAACAAATAAATAAAATAGGAGGAATTAGTTCATTAATAAATAAATTACCAATTAATATATTTTCTTCAAATTCAATATTAGAAAAAATTGATGAAAAATCTCTTATAAAAATTAAAGCAATGATTAATTCAATGACACAAAAAGAAAGAAAATTTCCATCTATTATAAAATCTTCAAGAAAAAAAAGAATATCAAAAGGATCAGGAAATACAATACAAGAAATAAATATGTATTTAAAAAAATTTGATAATATTAAACGTATTATGAAAAAAATTAAAAATAGTAAAAAAAATAAAATATTTGAAAAAATTAAAAATTATCTGATAAAATAA
- the rpsP gene encoding 30S ribosomal protein S16, with amino-acid sequence MIKIRLARYGVKKKPFYKIVVADIRSARNGKFIERIGYFNPFAGKNEEKVFFYIKKVQYWLQKGAKKSNRIKKLLNQYNKKNHSH; translated from the coding sequence ATGATTAAAATAAGACTTGCTCGATATGGAGTAAAAAAAAAACCGTTTTATAAAATAGTAGTTGCAGATATCAGATCTGCTCGTAATGGGAAATTTATTGAACGCATTGGATATTTTAATCCTTTCGCTGGAAAAAATGAAGAAAAAGTATTTTTTTATATTAAAAAAGTTCAATATTGGTTACAAAAAGGAGCAAAAAAATCAAATAGAATTAAAAAATTATTAAATCAATATAATAAAAAAAACCATTCTCATTAA
- the rimM gene encoding ribosome maturation factor RimM (Essential for efficient processing of 16S rRNA) produces MIIIGKIGKPYGILGWVHLISFTEIKKNIFYYLPWRLNKNDLIINKNDIIIYKKYINNFIIKLKKINNRNQAFDISQQKILIKNKQLPKLKNKEYYWNDILSCNIFNTKGEKIGLVINILDNKVYNMLLVLCKKKNKTIYIPFIQPKIIKKINIKKKVIIVEWFNYK; encoded by the coding sequence ATGATTATTATCGGTAAAATAGGAAAACCATATGGCATTTTAGGATGGGTGCATTTAATTTCATTTACAGAAATAAAAAAAAATATTTTTTATTATCTTCCTTGGAGATTAAATAAAAATGATTTAATTATTAATAAAAATGATATAATTATATACAAAAAATATATAAATAATTTTATTATAAAATTAAAAAAAATTAACAACAGAAATCAGGCTTTTGACATATCGCAACAAAAAATTTTAATTAAAAATAAACAATTACCTAAATTAAAAAATAAAGAATATTATTGGAATGATATTTTATCTTGTAATATTTTTAATACAAAAGGAGAAAAAATAGGACTAGTAATTAATATACTAGATAATAAAGTATATAATATGTTATTAGTTTTATGTAAAAAAAAAAATAAAACTATATATATTCCATTTATACAACCAAAAATTATTAAAAAAATAAATATTAAAAAAAAAGTTATTATTGTTGAATGGTTCAATTATAAATAA
- the trmD gene encoding tRNA (guanosine(37)-N1)-methyltransferase TrmD codes for MIQFSIITIFPNMFNNIFKYGVIKKAIQKKKININILNLRDFSIDKRKKIDDKIYGGGSGMLIMFLPLFKAVIEAKKKQKKKSIVIYLSPQGKILNHNNIKYFIKKKNLIFICGRYKGIDERFIKTQVDEEWSIGDYILTGGELPAMIFIDAITRSIPGVLNNKNSLKEESFNNNLLDCPNYTRPKNINNNTVPSILLSGNHKKIKKWRLKYALKNTLLKRPDLLKKK; via the coding sequence ATGATACAGTTTAGTATTATAACAATTTTTCCAAATATGTTTAATAATATCTTTAAATATGGAGTAATAAAAAAAGCAATTCAAAAAAAAAAGATTAATATAAACATATTAAATTTACGAGATTTCAGTATAGATAAAAGAAAAAAAATAGATGATAAAATATATGGAGGGGGTTCAGGTATGTTAATTATGTTTTTACCCCTATTTAAAGCTGTTATAGAAGCAAAAAAAAAACAAAAAAAAAAAAGTATAGTGATATATTTATCACCGCAAGGAAAAATATTAAATCATAATAATATAAAATATTTTATTAAAAAAAAAAACTTAATATTTATTTGCGGACGTTACAAAGGAATTGATGAAAGATTTATAAAAACACAAGTAGACGAAGAATGGTCAATTGGTGACTATATATTAACTGGAGGAGAATTACCAGCTATGATATTTATAGATGCTATTACACGATCTATACCTGGAGTGCTAAACAATAAAAATTCTTTAAAAGAAGAGTCCTTTAATAACAATTTATTAGATTGTCCAAATTATACTAGACCAAAAAATATAAATAATAATACAGTGCCTTCTATTTTATTATCTGGAAATCATAAAAAAATAAAAAAATGGAGATTAAAATACGCATTAAAAAATACTTTATTGAAAAGACCTGATTTATTAAAAAAAAAATAA
- the rplS gene encoding 50S ribosomal protein L19, which produces MNNCIQIIENEYKKKNIPKFKTGDSLIVKIWILEGNKKRIQSFEGIVISKRNRNLNSSFTVRKISNGEGVERTFLTHSPNINEIEIIKNGLVRKAKLYYLRKRKGKSARIKENSK; this is translated from the coding sequence ATGAATAATTGTATACAAATCATTGAAAATGAATATAAAAAAAAAAATATTCCTAAATTTAAAACAGGAGATTCTCTTATAGTAAAGATATGGATATTAGAAGGAAATAAAAAACGTATTCAATCTTTTGAAGGAATAGTAATTTCTAAAAGAAATAGAAATCTTAATTCATCATTCACTGTACGTAAAATATCAAATGGAGAAGGAGTAGAAAGAACTTTTTTAACTCATTCACCAAATATAAACGAAATAGAAATTATAAAAAATGGATTAGTTAGAAAAGCTAAATTATATTATTTACGTAAACGTAAAGGAAAATCTGCACGTATAAAAGAAAATTCAAAATAA
- the tldD gene encoding metalloprotease TldD translates to MIDIFLKKYSITKNNIYSLLNDMLDKKVDFGDIYFQLREKEVWVLEKKIIKKGTYLFDEGVGIRVVKNISSSFSYTNSVTLDNLVNATNTVCSFLPTVDRNIFKKKSYLNMNCLYTQCNSIKSFSIKKKIYLLKSIDFLARKQDFRVVDVYSTLTCEYEEIVIGSTDNNVISHDIRPLINISIQVTVEQNNNREKGYSGGGGRLRFSDFLEKKNNNETLIEFWTKEAVRIALITLSAKSSPSGYFPVVLGPGWPGILFHEAVGHGLEGDFIRKKTSIFSKKIGKQVASSLCTIVDDSTLIGCNGSVNIDDEGVPGQYNILVQKGILKSFLQDKLNAHIMDSKSTGNGRRESYAYLPLPRMTNTYLLAGTDKHIDIIESVEYGIYAVNFSGGEVDITSGNFVFSTSEAYIIKNGKILYPIKEATLIGSGLQVMQSITMVGNDLSIDSGLGICSKNGQDISVSVGQPTIKINKLTIGGVS, encoded by the coding sequence ATGATAGATATTTTTTTAAAAAAATATAGCATTACTAAAAATAATATTTATTCATTATTAAATGATATGTTAGATAAAAAAGTTGATTTTGGCGATATTTATTTTCAATTAAGGGAAAAAGAAGTATGGGTTTTAGAAAAAAAAATTATTAAAAAAGGTACTTATCTTTTTGATGAAGGAGTAGGAATTAGGGTAGTAAAAAATATTTCTTCTAGTTTTTCTTATACTAATTCAGTTACATTAGATAACTTAGTTAATGCTACTAATACAGTTTGTTCGTTTCTACCTACAGTAGATAGAAATATTTTTAAAAAAAAATCATATTTAAATATGAATTGTTTGTATACTCAATGTAATTCAATAAAAAGTTTTTCTATTAAAAAAAAGATTTATTTATTAAAATCTATTGATTTCTTAGCAAGAAAACAAGATTTTCGTGTTGTTGATGTTTATTCAACATTAACATGTGAATATGAAGAAATTGTTATTGGTTCAACAGATAATAATGTTATATCTCATGATATTCGTCCTTTAATTAATATTTCTATTCAAGTTACCGTTGAACAGAATAATAATCGTGAGAAAGGTTATAGTGGAGGAGGAGGTAGATTAAGATTTAGTGATTTTTTAGAAAAAAAAAATAATAATGAAACATTAATAGAATTTTGGACAAAAGAAGCTGTCCGTATCGCTCTTATTACTTTATCCGCAAAATCTTCTCCTTCTGGATATTTTCCTGTTGTTTTAGGTCCGGGATGGCCTGGTATTTTATTTCATGAAGCAGTTGGTCATGGATTAGAAGGGGATTTTATTCGCAAGAAAACATCTATTTTTTCTAAAAAAATAGGAAAACAAGTTGCTTCTTCTTTATGTACTATTGTTGATGATTCTACTTTAATAGGCTGTAATGGTTCAGTAAATATTGATGATGAAGGAGTACCCGGTCAATATAACATATTAGTTCAGAAAGGAATTTTAAAATCTTTTTTACAAGATAAATTAAATGCACATATTATGGATAGTAAAAGTACCGGTAATGGAAGAAGGGAATCATATGCATACCTTCCCTTACCTCGTATGACTAATACATATTTATTAGCTGGTACAGATAAACATATAGATATTATTGAAAGTGTAGAATATGGTATATATGCAGTAAATTTTAGTGGAGGAGAAGTAGATATTACTTCAGGAAATTTTGTTTTTTCTACTTCAGAAGCGTATATTATTAAAAATGGTAAAATTCTTTATCCTATAAAAGAAGCTACTTTAATTGGATCTGGTCTTCAAGTAATGCAATCAATAACTATGGTAGGAAATGATTTAAGTATAGATAGCGGATTAGGTATTTGTAGTAAAAACGGACAAGATATATCAGTTAGTGTTGGTCAACCTACTATTAAAATAAATAAATTAACAATAGGTGGAGTTTCTTAA
- the aroQ gene encoding type II 3-dehydroquinate dehydratase, with the protein MKNKFKIMIINGPNLNLLGTRETKIYGKKTLSDIINKTKKIANKLNVKLYNFQSNAEHKIVEKIHECKSIKIKFILINPGAFAHTSISIRDALLAIQIPFFEIHISNIFSRENFRSHSWISDISNGIISGFGSDGYIWALHTAVNILLEKKNTTY; encoded by the coding sequence ATGAAAAATAAATTTAAAATAATGATAATTAATGGACCTAATTTAAATTTGTTAGGTACTAGAGAAACAAAAATATATGGAAAAAAAACATTATCCGATATAATTAATAAAACAAAAAAAATAGCAAATAAATTAAATGTCAAATTATATAATTTTCAATCTAATGCAGAACATAAAATAGTAGAAAAAATACATGAATGTAAAAGTATAAAAATAAAATTTATTTTAATTAATCCAGGTGCATTTGCTCATACTAGTATCTCAATAAGAGATGCTCTTTTAGCTATACAAATTCCATTTTTCGAAATTCATATCTCTAATATATTTTCTAGAGAAAATTTTCGTTCACACTCTTGGATATCTGATATATCAAATGGTATTATATCTGGATTTGGTTCTGATGGATATATTTGGGCTCTTCATACAGCTGTAAATATTTTATTAGAAAAAAAAAATACTACTTATTAA
- a CDS encoding helix-turn-helix domain-containing protein, with protein sequence MLNNRKNSSKFIVSNTVNKKVFYTPLIHYIKIALKNYFLIVIEKKENNLYPMFLSEIEKPLFDIVMQYTRGNQTKAALILGINRGTLRKKLNIYYQNNKRFNK encoded by the coding sequence ATGTTAAATAATAGAAAAAATTCTAGTAAGTTTATAGTATCTAATACTGTTAATAAAAAAGTTTTTTATACTCCTTTGATTCATTATATTAAAATTGCTTTAAAAAATTACTTTTTAATAGTAATTGAAAAAAAAGAAAATAATTTATATCCAATGTTTTTATCTGAAATTGAAAAACCTCTATTTGACATAGTAATGCAATATACTAGAGGTAATCAAACAAAAGCAGCTTTAATTTTAGGTATTAATAGAGGAACATTAAGAAAAAAATTAAACATTTATTATCAAAATAATAAACGATTTAATAAGTAG
- a CDS encoding RluA family pseudouridine synthase, which produces MFFKDKISINIKKEFNFIKIKKENIFLNIIFEDSELLIINKPFNFVIHLGYGNTSGTLFNALIYHYKNNLTLPRAGIVHRLDRNTSGLLVVAKTIFSYNYLISLFKKREVIKEYDAIVIGRIEQDGFINYPIKRNIYRRTIMTVGIGGKSALTYYKVMTIFRNYTYIRIQLKTGRMHQIRVHLSSILHPIFGDKIYNKGVKLNFFGISKKMYKFFLKFSRPALHSRMLGFVHPIINKKKIWLVTPPIDMIQLINFLYLEDMK; this is translated from the coding sequence ATTTTTTTTAAAGACAAAATTTCTATTAATATAAAAAAAGAATTTAATTTTATTAAAATAAAAAAAGAAAATATATTTTTAAATATTATTTTTGAAGATTCTGAATTATTAATTATTAATAAACCATTTAATTTTGTTATACATTTAGGTTATGGAAATACTTCAGGCACATTATTTAATGCTTTAATTTATCATTATAAAAATAATTTAACTTTACCCAGGGCTGGTATTGTACATCGATTAGATCGAAATACTTCTGGTTTATTAGTTGTAGCAAAAACAATATTTTCATATAATTATCTAATTTCTTTATTTAAAAAAAGAGAAGTGATAAAAGAATATGATGCTATTGTTATTGGTAGAATTGAACAAGATGGTTTTATTAACTATCCTATTAAAAGAAATATTTATCGTAGAACTATAATGACAGTAGGTATTGGCGGAAAATCAGCTTTAACTTATTATAAAGTTATGACAATTTTTAGAAATTATACATATATTCGTATACAATTAAAAACAGGTAGAATGCATCAAATTAGAGTACATTTATCTTCTATTTTACATCCCATATTTGGTGATAAAATATATAATAAAGGTGTAAAGTTAAATTTTTTTGGTATTTCTAAAAAAATGTATAAATTTTTTTTGAAATTTTCTAGACCTGCATTGCATTCTAGAATGTTAGGTTTTGTTCATCCTATTATTAATAAAAAAAAAATTTGGCTAGTTACTCCTCCAATAGATATGATACAATTAATTAATTTTTTATATTTAGAAGATATGAAATAG
- a CDS encoding S4 domain-containing protein encodes MNNKAKFNFIVPNLKLQSYRLDKILVKLTSSVSRSCIKKWILSGYVTVNNNITTIPKKKFFLKTKFLLI; translated from the coding sequence ATGAATAATAAAGCAAAATTCAATTTTATAGTTCCTAATCTAAAATTACAGTCCTATAGATTAGATAAAATATTAGTAAAATTAACTTCTTCAGTTTCTCGTTCTTGTATAAAAAAATGGATTTTATCAGGATATGTTACAGTAAATAATAATATTACTACTATTCCAAAAAAAAAATTTTTTTTAAAGACAAAATTTCTATTAATATAA